Part of the Methanorbis furvi genome is shown below.
TGTCAGCTATTCCAAGCTCTGGGTTGACGAGTCCCCAGACTCCTTCGAGCGGGTAGACGGTGTAAGGCGCGTAGCCTTCAGGCGTGAATCCCTGTTTTGGCATCATGCGAACTGCATAGGAGAGGGAGTAGAGAAGGCCGATGTGGTCGGCGAAGGTCTGACTCGTGTTTGGGTCGCCGACTCCTTTGACCATGAAAAATTTCATGGCAGGGATAGTTATCAGTTCCGGCTGATTTTTGGGGAGGTAGAGGGTTTTGTCCTCTTTGCGCCACTCATGTTTTTCGGTCATTGATTTTTCTATATGGCGCTTGGGCTATATGAAGGATAGACCGCGGGGAGTGAAAGTGCGAAAAAAAGTTTAGAGAAGGGTTGCCATTTTGATGGCGACTTCGGTGACCGGTTTGTCGCCAAAGTTGGTCTTGACTTTGCCGATTGCGTCGACCACGTCCATTCCTTCGACAACTTTGCCGAATGCGGGATGCGCTTTATCGAGATAGTTGTTGTTGACGAGGTTGATGAAGAACTGGCTTCCGCCGGTGTTCGGCCCTGCGTTTGCCATGGCGATGGTGCCGCGGTTGTTTTTGTTGTCAGGCATGAATTCATCTTTGATTGCGTAGCCGGGTCCGCCGCGACCGGTGCCGGTCGGGTCTCCGCCCTGAATCATGAATCCGTCAATGACGCGGTGGAAGATTACGCCGTTATAGAATCCTTTTTTGACAAGGTCGGTGAAGTTGCCTGAGGTGACCGGCATGTCCTCGCGAAGTTCGAGGACAATGTTGCCAAGTGTTGTTTCCAGTTTTACTAACTGTGCTGTCATGATTACAGGTTGTAGTTGGACCGGCAATAAACATGCATGTCTGAGGAGTCGTTTCCACAGATTTACCTGATCATCACACCTATCTGTTTGAAGGAGTTGTTGAGTGCAGCTGAAAACAGTGATTCGCGTTGACTGGGATGATCTCGATGCGTATGGCCATGTAAATAATCTGATAATTCTGCGGTATGTGCAGACATCCAGAATTCATCTGTGTGAAGAGGTGGGTCTGATGAAGGGAAGTACGCGGCCTGCTCATGCCCCGATTCTTGCGGCAACCAGCTGTCGGTACTGTAAGCCGTTGTATTATCCGGGAACGGTGACGGTTGATTCTGTGGTGACCGAGGTGAAGAACACGAGTTTTTTGATCAGCCACTCGATCTATGATTCTGATGCAAATCTTATCGCGACTGCTGAGGATGTTTTGGTCTACTTCGATTATGAGAGTGAGTGCAAGACGCCAATTCCTGATGATCTGCGGGAGCGGCTTCTGCGGTTTTGTTCAACAGAGACTAAGTAAGTAGAATTTTTTGGATGTGGTTGTACTTGGGGCAACCACGGAACACACTGAACACACGGAATTCCACGGAAAAAACACAGAATACCGCTTTGCTTACGGAAAACACGGAAAGACTAAGTGTATTGGTATATGGAGATACTATCACTTTGAGATACCAACTTCCTTAGGCTTTCTGTGTTTTCCGGCGCCGCAGGCGTT
Proteins encoded:
- a CDS encoding peptidylprolyl isomerase; its protein translation is MTAQLVKLETTLGNIVLELREDMPVTSGNFTDLVKKGFYNGVIFHRVIDGFMIQGGDPTGTGRGGPGYAIKDEFMPDNKNNRGTIAMANAGPNTGGSQFFINLVNNNYLDKAHPAFGKVVEGMDVVDAIGKVKTNFGDKPVTEVAIKMATLL
- a CDS encoding thioesterase family protein, with the translated sequence MQLKTVIRVDWDDLDAYGHVNNLIILRYVQTSRIHLCEEVGLMKGSTRPAHAPILAATSCRYCKPLYYPGTVTVDSVVTEVKNTSFLISHSIYDSDANLIATAEDVLVYFDYESECKTPIPDDLRERLLRFCSTETK